Proteins from one Methanorbis rubei genomic window:
- a CDS encoding acyl-CoA dehydratase activase: MIYSLGVDAGSRYTKFALMSGDKILDLRMAPSGWNTKELAQEIADELCQKHGISRSDLRITATGYGRVAVEADSAVTEITCHALGVHYLNPDVRTVIDIGGQDSKVIVCDADGSVVDFIMNDKCAAGTGKFLEMMLETLGATFATLDDVVRDAVPIRITSTCAVFAESEVIGLRAKGADRAEILAGVVAATADKAAGLSARVRVADTVCFSGGLASSEAVRAALAERLGREVVTAPEAQYAGAIGAAVKGGMG; the protein is encoded by the coding sequence ATGAGTGGAGACAAAATTCTTGATCTGCGTATGGCTCCTTCAGGCTGGAACACGAAGGAACTCGCTCAGGAAATCGCAGACGAGCTGTGTCAAAAGCATGGGATCTCCCGATCTGATCTCAGAATCACGGCGACCGGTTACGGCCGCGTCGCGGTTGAGGCGGACTCGGCGGTGACGGAGATCACCTGCCATGCGCTTGGCGTGCATTATCTGAATCCTGATGTTCGGACGGTGATCGATATCGGGGGTCAGGACAGTAAGGTGATCGTCTGCGATGCGGATGGGTCGGTTGTGGATTTTATTATGAATGACAAGTGTGCTGCCGGCACCGGAAAATTTCTTGAGATGATGCTTGAGACGCTTGGGGCAACGTTTGCGACGCTGGATGATGTGGTGAGGGATGCTGTTCCTATCAGAATCACGAGCACGTGTGCGGTGTTTGCCGAGTCCGAGGTGATCGGACTTCGTGCGAAGGGTGCTGACCGTGCGGAAATTCTTGCAGGCGTCGTTGCCGCGACTGCTGATAAGGCGGCTGGTCTTTCTGCCCGCGTGAGGGTTGCGGATACGGTTTGTTTCTCAGGCGGTCTTGCGTCAAGCGAGGCGGTTCGTGCGGCTCTTGCTGAGCGGCTGGGTCGTGAGGTAGTGACGGCGCCAGAAGCGCAGTACGCGGGAGCGATAGGGGCTGCGGTGAAAGGCGGGATGGGATAA
- a CDS encoding AAA family ATPase: protein MLEKIEIHGLRHFEKYCVEADGLTVFFGKNGTGKSSIVTAFRLLAAVAGRSLADWTEVFSNTGALFHFGPEETKEITLSVKRGRESYTAALALDPKDASRLILRREKLIVADHKDPTQFETTEVKTCERESIFGVPMDGKESEVYPLMREMNRWWIGSLLPSAIRSHEINDTGRVLYPTGKNLEACLIYLAENYPDAFEKIRQALSEVEPEFIRFVVIKEGAEKSLRWESQKRPMLIPVQYLSEGTLRLLCYAVLFVSEDLPEVIVIDDIETALDEDHISALMRLAADAGRRTNIILTTRSEAVAGYAGSALRQI from the coding sequence ATGCTCGAAAAAATTGAGATACACGGACTGCGGCATTTTGAAAAATACTGCGTGGAAGCAGACGGTCTGACGGTATTTTTCGGAAAAAACGGAACCGGAAAGTCATCGATTGTGACAGCGTTTCGTCTACTTGCAGCAGTTGCCGGAAGGTCTCTTGCTGACTGGACAGAAGTTTTTTCGAACACCGGAGCACTTTTTCACTTCGGCCCTGAAGAGACAAAAGAGATTACGTTGTCTGTGAAGCGGGGCAGAGAGTCCTACACGGCTGCGCTCGCCCTTGATCCAAAGGATGCTTCACGGCTCATACTCAGACGCGAAAAATTGATTGTCGCAGATCACAAAGACCCCACTCAGTTTGAGACGACCGAGGTGAAGACCTGTGAGCGGGAAAGCATCTTCGGGGTCCCCATGGATGGAAAGGAGAGCGAGGTGTATCCGCTCATGCGTGAGATGAACCGCTGGTGGATCGGGTCTCTGCTTCCCTCGGCGATCAGGAGCCATGAGATAAATGATACCGGCAGAGTGCTCTATCCGACCGGAAAAAATCTTGAGGCATGCCTGATTTATCTCGCGGAAAATTATCCGGATGCATTTGAAAAAATCCGGCAGGCACTTTCAGAAGTCGAGCCTGAGTTCATCAGATTTGTCGTGATCAAAGAGGGAGCGGAAAAATCTCTGCGCTGGGAGTCACAGAAGAGACCAATGTTAATTCCGGTGCAGTATCTCTCAGAAGGAACACTGAGGCTTCTTTGTTATGCGGTGCTTTTTGTCTCTGAAGATCTGCCTGAGGTGATTGTGATCGATGATATTGAGACCGCACTTGACGAGGATCATATCTCTGCTCTGATGCGGCTCGCAGCGGATGCCGGCAGGCGGACGAATATCATTCTTACCACGCGTTCCGAGGCGGTTGCGGGATATGCGGGGTCTGCACTCAGGCAGATATGA
- the glnA gene encoding type I glutamate--ammonia ligase, with protein MVSDEIDAILSKLEGDNVRSVLLQFSDLEGKPKNVAIPTKQMKKALTDGISFDGSSIQGFARLEESDMLLRPDPSTYQIIPWSDDQFRSARFICDVYTTHGEPFPGDPRRILRTQIEKAAKLGYTFNVGPEMEFFLFRMVDGHASVNLQDHNGYFDQTPANPAEDVRRDLVISLSEMGFNIEASHHEVAPSQHEIDFTYGDALGMADKVVTFKFVAKTLALKRNLHATFMPKPIYGINGSGMHVNCSLMKDGENAFFDPNGDHQLSDTARHFIAGLLKHIDGITRVANPTINSYKRLIPGYEAPVYVGWSAMNRSTLIRVPSSRGRSTRAELRSPDPTCNPYLTFAVMLAAGMDGVINKIEPPESIDKNIFRMTAAERSEAGIRCLPWNLQVANNALMEDKLLCDVLGEHVVAQINRLGELEWGEFSRAITDWEIKRYLANY; from the coding sequence ATGGTTTCTGACGAAATCGACGCAATACTCTCCAAGCTTGAGGGTGATAATGTACGGTCGGTTCTCCTCCAGTTCTCGGATCTGGAAGGCAAGCCGAAAAACGTTGCGATTCCGACGAAACAGATGAAGAAGGCACTGACCGATGGCATCAGTTTTGACGGGTCATCTATTCAGGGGTTTGCGCGGCTGGAGGAGTCCGATATGCTGCTGCGTCCGGACCCGTCCACCTATCAGATAATCCCATGGTCTGACGATCAGTTCCGCTCAGCCCGGTTTATCTGCGATGTCTACACAACGCACGGCGAACCATTTCCAGGTGACCCCCGCCGCATTCTGCGGACACAGATAGAAAAAGCTGCAAAGCTTGGCTACACTTTCAACGTAGGCCCAGAGATGGAGTTCTTCCTCTTCCGCATGGTGGACGGTCATGCCTCGGTGAATTTACAGGATCACAACGGCTACTTTGATCAGACTCCCGCAAACCCGGCCGAAGATGTCCGCCGCGATCTGGTGATCTCGCTTTCGGAGATGGGTTTCAACATTGAGGCATCGCATCACGAAGTGGCGCCAAGCCAGCATGAGATCGACTTCACCTATGGCGATGCGCTCGGCATGGCAGACAAAGTGGTGACATTCAAGTTTGTGGCAAAGACGCTTGCCTTGAAACGCAATCTGCATGCAACGTTTATGCCGAAACCGATTTACGGAATCAACGGCTCCGGCATGCATGTCAACTGTTCGTTGATGAAGGACGGCGAGAACGCATTCTTTGATCCGAACGGCGACCATCAGCTCTCCGATACCGCCCGCCACTTCATCGCAGGCCTGCTCAAACACATCGACGGCATCACGAGAGTTGCAAACCCGACGATCAACTCCTACAAACGGCTGATCCCGGGATACGAAGCACCGGTCTATGTCGGATGGTCGGCGATGAACCGGTCCACACTGATTCGCGTCCCTTCTTCACGTGGACGAAGTACCCGTGCCGAACTCCGCAGCCCTGATCCGACCTGCAACCCATATCTCACGTTCGCCGTGATGCTTGCGGCAGGAATGGATGGGGTCATCAATAAAATTGAACCGCCGGAAAGTATCGACAAAAACATTTTCCGCATGACCGCAGCTGAACGCAGCGAAGCCGGCATCCGCTGTCTTCCCTGGAACCTTCAGGTGGCAAACAATGCCCTTATGGAGGACAAACTTCTCTGCGACGTGCTGGGCGAGCATGTGGTTGCTCAGATTAACCGGCTGGGCGAACTTGAGTGGGGAGAGTTCTCCCGCGCCATCACCGACTGGGAAATCAAGCGGTATCTGGCAAACTACTAA